In Streptomyces nojiriensis, one genomic interval encodes:
- a CDS encoding DUF3040 domain-containing protein has translation MDGAGLSDREQRALSAIEAELKGDRSLDRILRSTSHRRRRTVAAWLLGVVAAVLFVTASLTVSPLLIWVFAAVWTSAVILAVPLVGQWLQRRRQRVDRTGGRSQIL, from the coding sequence ATGGACGGAGCCGGACTCTCCGATCGCGAGCAGCGCGCCCTCTCCGCGATCGAGGCCGAACTCAAGGGTGACCGTTCCCTCGACCGGATCCTGCGGTCCACGTCGCACCGGCGCCGGCGCACCGTGGCCGCCTGGCTGCTCGGTGTGGTGGCGGCGGTGCTGTTCGTGACGGCCTCGCTCACCGTCTCCCCGCTCCTGATCTGGGTTTTCGCCGCCGTCTGGACGTCGGCGGTGATCCTGGCGGTGCCGCTGGTCGGCCAGTGGCTCCAGCGGCGCCGGCAGCGCGTCGACCGTACGGGCGGCCGCAGCCAGATCCTGTAG